The Nocardia terpenica nucleotide sequence GTGACCATTTCACGGTGTCGCAGGTGCTGAGCTGGAATCCGGGCTCGCTGACCGAGCAGGCCGCCGAGTGGGATCGGCAGGCCAACGAGTTGCGGACCAGGATGGATACCCAGAACCGTGCGGTGGACGGGTCTCATGACACGTTCAAGGGCGCAGCGGGCGATGCGATGCGTGTCCGGTTCGGACAGGTTTATCAGAAGTCGCGGAAGGTGTTGGAGGCGTTGGAGAACGGCCGCGACGCCGCCAAGATCGCGAGCATGAACTTCACCGCCGCAAAAGGTTTGGTGTCGGCGCAGAAACGGACGGCGGAGGCCAAGGGCCTGACCGTGGGCGACGACGGCACCTGCTCCATCAAAGAGGAGACCAAACACGGGCTCTACTTGTCGGTCGGCGGTGACGAGACCAAGTACAACACCGCAATGGCCGCACTCCAGCTCGATTGCAACAACGAGACCTCGTTCATGAAGAAGGTCCTCGACCACGCCGCCACTACCGATGCGAACGCGGTCACCGAGATCGGCAAGGCATTCGCCGACCTGCCCGCCGCAGATACTTTCGGCAACGCGACAACACCGAAGACAGAGATCATCCCACCACCGAAAAATGGTACCCCGCAACAGAATCGGGACTGGTGGAACACGCTGACTCCGCAACAACAGCGGGAGGAGATCAGCACCCACCCAGCCGATATCGGCAACCTCGACGGACTTCCAGCCTCGGCACGAGACCAGGCCAACCGCAACGAGATTCCCGTCGAGCGTGCGCGCCTACAAGACCAACTGACACTCGATATGGCACTGGCCAACGCCGGACAGGACCAGGCCCGCCGCAACGTAGACGACGTGCAGGGACGGTTGAAGGACCTCGACACGATCGACGACCAGCTGCGAAAACATCCCGACGCCAAACTGATGGCGTTGGACATGAAAAACGGACGTCAAGGCCGTGCCGCACTGGCGTTCGGCGACCCGGACACCGCCGACCATGTAGCAGTCACTACACCGGGTCTCGGTACGAATGTGCACGGCTCGCTGGCGGACATGGCGAAGGAAGGCGAGGCGTTGAAGCAGAATGCCGAGCACCAGTTGAGTAGGGCGGGGAAGACCGACACCGTGGCAGCGATCGCCTGGATCGGGTACGAGTGCGCCACGAGGCGCTGGCAGTTCCGGATGGGGGTGAGAGACCTGCCGTC carries:
- a CDS encoding alpha/beta hydrolase; amino-acid sequence: MSDHFTVSQVLSWNPGSLTEQAAEWDRQANELRTRMDTQNRAVDGSHDTFKGAAGDAMRVRFGQVYQKSRKVLEALENGRDAAKIASMNFTAAKGLVSAQKRTAEAKGLTVGDDGTCSIKEETKHGLYLSVGGDETKYNTAMAALQLDCNNETSFMKKVLDHAATTDANAVTEIGKAFADLPAADTFGNATTPKTEIIPPPKNGTPQQNRDWWNTLTPQQQREEISTHPADIGNLDGLPASARDQANRNEIPVERARLQDQLTLDMALANAGQDQARRNVDDVQGRLKDLDTIDDQLRKHPDAKLMALDMKNGRQGRAALAFGDPDTADHVAVTTPGLGTNVHGSLADMAKEGEALKQNAEHQLSRAGKTDTVAAIAWIGYECATRRWQFRMGVRDLPSVPRRSGELKLEAA